One window of the Delphinus delphis chromosome 20, mDelDel1.2, whole genome shotgun sequence genome contains the following:
- the LOC132416639 gene encoding LOW QUALITY PROTEIN: zinc finger protein 582-like (The sequence of the model RefSeq protein was modified relative to this genomic sequence to represent the inferred CDS: inserted 2 bases in 1 codon), whose translation MEKFINKDPENPSFQDDWECEGTFETYHRNEDGSSSQVIITHEEIPALTQQTSHNLLHNIPSGSRPYVCNECRKGFWQKKCLLSHQKIHAGEKSYECQQCGKAFHRRSYLPQHQRTHSGERPYECTECGKAFGSVSLFTRHQRIHTGEKPYECKDCGKTFVRLSQLNVHHRTHTGEKPYQCTECGKAFSYLSLIIKHQRIHTGEKPYVCKECGKAFRGITQLNEHQRTHTGEKPYKCNECGKAFGHRSYLPQHQRIHTGKKPYKCKVCGKAFRQGSQLNHHQRIHTGEKPYKCNECGKAFRQGSQLKQHQIIHTGEKPYECKECGKAFSQCSQLTRHKKIHXPNVCKKCGKAFGHSPLPQL comes from the exons atggaaaaatttataaacaaagatCCTGAGAACCCCAGTTTCCAAGATGACTGGGAATGTGAAGGCACATTTGAAACATATCACAGAAATGAGGATGGAAGTTCCAGTCAAGTCATAATCACTCATGAAGAAATACCTGCTTTGACACAGCAAACATCCCATAACCTGCTTCATAACATTCCATCTGGAAGTAGACCCTATGTGTGTAATGAATGTAGAAAAGGCTTTTGGCAGAAGAAATGTCTTCTTAGTCATCAGAAAATTCATGCTGGTGAGAAATCTTATGAATGTCAGCAATGTGGGAAGGCTTTCCATCGCCGTTCCTATCTTCCTCAACATCAGAGAACTCATAGTGGGGAAAGACCCTATGAATGTACAGAATGTGGAAAGGCCTTTGGTTCTGTCTCACTCTTTACCagacatcagagaattcatactggtgagaaaccctatgaatgtaaggatTGTGGAAAAACCTTTGTTCGGCTCTCACAACTTAACGTACATCACAGAACTCATACTGGTGAAAAACCCTATCAATGTACTGAatgtggaaaagctttcagttacTTATCACTGATTATtaaacatcagagaattcatactggagaaaaGCCCTATGTCTGTAAGGAATGTGGAAAGGCCTTTAGAGGTATCACCCAACTTAATGAACATCAAAGAACCCATACTGGTGAGAAGCCatataaatgtaatgaatgtggaaagGCCTTTGGCCATCGTTCATATCTTCCTCAACATCAGAGGATCCATACTGGTaagaaaccttacaaatgtaaggtttgtgggaaagcctttaggCAGGGCTCACAGCTTAACCACCACCAAagaattcatactggtgagaaaccctataaatgtaatgaatgtgggaaggcATTTAGGCAGGGCTCACAGCTTAAACAACACCAGATAATTCACACCGGTGAGAAGCCTTATGAATgcaaggaatgtgggaaagcctttagtcAGTGCTCACAACTTACTCGACATAAGAAAATTCA TCCTAATGTATGTAAgaaatgtgggaaggccttcggGCACTCTCCTCTTCCTCAACTTTAA